In the Diospyros lotus cultivar Yz01 chromosome 13, ASM1463336v1, whole genome shotgun sequence genome, TTTAGGCATTGTGAATTGCCGTGTATGCTTGTGAGCGAGTTCAATATTCATCTCATTTCCATTCATTACTAAAATCTCTTTCAAGCAAAGCCCAAAGGTTAGATGGCCATGCTTGTTACTGACTAAAAACCAATTGTTTCAATATCCTTTTTGAGGATTGTGAATTATGTTGTACATGCTTATGTGTGATTGAAACTAAAATTTTTTCTGTTCATTTCATTACTCTCTGCCAAACAAAGCTTAAAAGTCACATTGGGCATGCTTGTGAGTGGTTGATAAGCAATGGTTTTTctagaaagaaaagaataaaaaggtgAGAATACCAGTTGTTTCAATATTCATTTGAGAATTGTGGATTATGGTGCCTGTAAAAATTGTTGCTTCAAAAAGTTTatgaattatatatttgaattatttgggTGCACACTCAAGGAGTTTCAAGAATTGCATTGGGACAAAATAGGAAATTTAAATCCTGTTCCATTTATGGTTATTTGGTTCAGAAAGAAAGCAACAGAGCCAGAGAGCCAAATcctgaaaataatatattatatattcctTTCCAGATAAGCTAAAGCAACTTCCTAGTGATCCAGAAATACATCACTGTAACCCCCCCACCAAAAAAGATCAAAACATTGAacagaaaattataaatcatttctAAAAGAGTAAAACCAAATGCCTGTCCCTTCCCCCTTGAAAACTAGAATCACTAGCCCTGTTTGAATCCTGAGTTTTTTTTCACAAAACTAGCTAGAGAGGAGTAGCCTCCTCCTAGATGGGTTTCCTTCCCGTTGGTCTGCTCACTGTTTGCTTGAATTGGATTTGGAGGCTGCATTTGATTTTGAAGTGGAGCTGGAGCAGAGGTTGAGGTCAGGAATGGAGGAGCTTGGAGTGTTGTTGGAGACTTTCTGCTTTAGCTCAGAAAGTAGAGCTTGATTTTCCTGGTTGAGGAGCTGGGCTTTCTTTCTCAGCTTCTCATTTTCCTGCATTATGTAGTAGTTCTCCATGTACAGCTTTGAGTTCAGCCTCTCCATCTTCTAATGGCTGCAGAGAAAGGCTGCCTTTTAGATTGCATTGCCAGAAAAAGTTAtgcaacagagagagagagagagagagagagagagagaagtagaGACGACAATATCAATGTATTTGTACCCTTCTAGAATAATAAAATAGCATAAATGTAAACCCATATGCTCAGAAGATGAAgagacaaatatatatatatatataatccaatTCTAAAGCAGCATATATCCAAAACAGAGCATGAGCAGTGCCAAACAGAACACCAATAATGAAAGGCTGAGAATACAATCAGATAAAATTCAAGACCATTCTTCTTGATTTGAACGCATtgaatagaagaaaaaattatagcagCCAGTAATGAGAAGAGAATCCACAATTGAAGAGGAGAAAATTGAAGAGTTGAAAACGAATGTACCACATGATCGGGGACCCTGCTGGAATTTTCAGacaaaatggaagaagaagaagatacagCAGATGCATGAATGTTAtcaatgcaaatatatatatataagcatttcGAAAGCCAGGAACTCCAAATTGCCACTATAAGAAAAGTTTAGCCACCCACAAGGGGCTGTCTCCCTTTGCTAGTGAAAGAAGGAATAGACGAGAGAAACTTGAAGAAGCAAACAAGccataaacaaacaaacagagagagagagagagagagagaggtgggggCCTCTGTGTTTagctttttcacaaaagatTACCTTTTCAAAGGAAGGTTGGTTAATAGAGAAGCAATCTCTGGCCGAGGAAGGAGAAGATTCAGAGAGAAAGTGAGGGACAAAGTGAAGTGAAGAGCTGCTCTTCCTGGTTGTCAATATATATACTGTGATTtcagagagagaaacagaaagaaagtgagagagagagtgagagagagctcttctttattattatcattcttttcatctctcactcactctttctctctctctctctgccacAACAATCATGCATGTGTAAGTATGGAAGGCGGCTGGCGTTGGCAAGGATTTAATGTTCTCCCTACGATGatgatgaagaggaagaagcagctcctctcaactctcaaactttcctccatcttctctctcttttttttgtttctttctctgtGGGTTGAAATTTGGAAATGGCGTCATGTGAATGATGGGCTGTGCCAGCAAGGGCATTTCCGGAACTTCACTCGGCTTCAATGATGGTGGGCTCGGCCGTCCGAAGATTCGCAATGATGGTTTGGATTAGTTTGAACCAACGCAGCCCATCATCACCACCTCCACACCCCAACTTTCTCATCgattctcttttgtttctttctatttttccatcCATCCAAACACACCCGCACCTATGCACACTCACGCCCAcccacacacagacacacacacacacacacacattaacatTAACATCTCGTTTTAGGGTTTATTGGGTTGATTAATTTGCTATTTTTGGGTAATGGGCTGGGCCACTTGAcaccttcttctttcttctcaatCTAATTTGTTGTTCTATTCCATGGCCATGGTCATGTTATGGTGAAATGACGGTGATGGCCCTGCTTTTTGGTTGCATTATAATTATGTTTTGCTTTACgttataataatagtaataaccATAATTAGAGAATGGGGAGGGGGGGGTGAAGAAGGTGAAGCAGGCAGAGTTCATGGATTGGGAGTGATGGCCATGGCGTGAAAGATCATTCATGTCCTCCTTTTGGATGCCCCGTCTTTTATGGACCGTCATGTGAATTTTTCCACTAGGTTTAGGCCTTAGTCCTCGTGGACCtcgtttttatttcttttccttttgtgaCCATAAATAGTAGGAATGGCATTGGGGATAGATGGAGTCGAGAGTTTTATTCACTCATGCTTTGATGggattaaaaaaattcaaatttagtacCCGTTGTCTAACCTGACGGGGACCAGATCTCTCAAAATTGCCTAGTCCATTGTACATAATTTGTGTGTTATTACACGTCGGATGAATTATCCAAATTTTAGCGTGATCTTGAACTAACATGAAGTGAAACCCTAGTCGGTGAAGCATGCATATGCATGTATGGTTAAATGAAGCATGGTGCAGTCAATCAAAGCTAAGCCCAAAAATGGGGGTCTGCCCTGAAGAGAAAGGGAAGAGTAAATGGGGTGCTGTGTGAATCTTTGGGTTATAAATTAGGTCTGAAACAACCAATGATGGCAAACCCTAGCAATAAtggtctcttctcttttctACTATTAATCTTTGCATTCCAGCCCCCTATTAAATGTGAGCAAgtttgcttgcttgcttgcttccATGATTCAAATTAGGGTTTTCATGATCATCATAAATGTATGGCAGTGATCAAAAGATCCCCATTGGGGAGCATGGATAAGTGCAGCAGCGTAGCATCATTCATTCAAACCCCATTGAGTACCCATCATCATCTACATTGCCTCTATAACCACAATTATGCACTGACCCATCCGGGTAATGCCCATCTATTTACCCAAATGAATGAATatgcatgaatgaatgaatatgagagagagagagagagaggggcggGGTGGAGATGATTGCATCACCCCATTGGGACCTAGCTAGATCACCCCAGTAATCTCATTGGCCATCATTGGTACATGTGGGCACCTTCATTTGCTGGGGTACAAATACATGTGAACACTTGATGATTATTATGTTTATGggtcaattttgtttttcctttttaaccAGAAGCAGCCCATCCATGATCTCATCAACAATGCCGAGCCCTTAAATCTCTACTTTCTGAGGTAATTTTAATCATTTCACATAATACCAATTCCTGCAAAGGATAATGATGGAAATTTGCATCATTATTCTTAGGTGCATACATTACATTGAACCCTACACGTGAACTTAGCTAGGCTTGATAATGAGACTATATGATCAtaccattcttttcttttccctttgaTGTAAGGgagttattttgaatttaaaaagaCATTTGTGTAGGACTATACGTTCTATCTTGCTTCACTTGTGAAGTGTGgctatataataataattgtattttaatacTAACTTCTCTTGTATTAATTTCTTAACCTTTATATGTAAAATACCACCACAAGTAATAATTTCATCTCTCGACCTTTCTTAATCATTTGATTAAGAAATGACAAAAAGTAATTCTTTTCAATTGAAGGGCTTATTATCAATATAATGGATGGGATAAAAACTTTATGGTTTTTGTATTTCGGCTAATTAAACCAAAGGCAAGGCTAGGGTTTGGACTTTTGCTAGTGGTATTGATTGATGCTCATTAGTAGTGGAAACAACCTCAAAAGTTGGGATGTTTCTTTCATCATGGATTAGAAGCGTGTAAGTTTCTTAAGGGCAATGTGAAAGGGGTACGTACAAGTTAATGAATGGTACTCATTTGATAATGCGGGAGTAACTTGTGCAATTAATTGATTAAGACTCTTTCTGGGTCATATTACCCATCTACCTTAATGAGGTATAATGGATTTGGGTTTTCATTATTTCAACCAAAGGATGAATTACGGCCGGTTATTATTtcaaaagaagaagcaaaaaggATTGGGGTTTCCCTTAGATCCCTAAAAGACAATTAGCAGTAAGGTAAGGAAGcaaaattaatatcaatatCTTAATAATGGATATACTTTTAGATAACAACAGAATATCACTCAAGTATATAACCTGTTGTCCTTAGATCCAAAATTATAATCTCATCAACTTGCAAACAACAATAGTATCTTCAATTAACTTTcatttattgattattattatatcactaataaagttattgtattttatttgtcgTGTTTAAGAGTTCTCAATAGGTTTTCTTTGATATGCATGTTctccccccccccgcccccccttttttttcagATACCTTATGTTTTATCtacaattgaatttattaaattacttaaaagaTCTTCTCACAAGCATATAGATAAAACAATAGCAACACCCTCACTATTCATCCATTTCCATGGTTTTCTCGGATAGAAGTTGAAGCTTTTCTAAGCACTTCAACTCCCACGCCCCCTTGGGCGGATATAACCGTACCATTATTATGTTAGTGAAAAATTATCTTCCCTCTAATAATCTCATATATCTTTTTCAAGTCTCTCGTGATCGATTTAACTTCACTATGTTCTATTAAGATCTAAGAAGGGTTCTTAACAAAGATTTTTACTTGATGTGAATAAATGACTTTCAAAGTCCCTCATCGATCCcgcctaaaaataataataactgcTACAATGTCACTAAATCAAACCGAACAAACGCAAAGCAATAATATTGTCAGCTGAACACCACTAAAACACACGAATACCTCCTCGTGTACTCCAAAAGTTGGGATAAGTCTTGATATAAAAACTGTGAGTATGTTTGCAGTAATGATGGAGAAGAAGCCGAAGTCCAAATCTCCGCAGCTTGGTAACAGTACAAGGGACCTTCATggcgaagaaaaagaagcagagAATGATGAGCATACGCTGGGattataatatgattaattcAGGTAAAAGTTAGGTACTCGAAAACAATCCATTTTGGTACTATTATCAACAGGCAGCACTTAATAACTTTATTTAGCACTCTGGTAGATTCAGTAGGAAAGATGGCCTCTTTTCCACTATCCTCTAATTAAGTTTGACAATCATCCACTTTTTGTATCTCTTGTCTGCCTTTTCTCAAACATTCTCACTGTATggcaataatatatttttattcataaagGAACATATTTAAGACATGTCCAGTACCTTTACACCAAGCTTTTGGACTTCCAAGCTTCTGCTGCTGAACATTTGCATTGGTGATGATAATGCATCTCTGATCCGATCAAACTTTAAGCCCTCTATTGGCAGAATTTTGTACTGagttcattctctctctcattgttcATCTTTAGACctgtgaagaaaaaaaataaaaaaataaataaagatcaCAAACAAGTATGATTGTGAAATCAAATCGTAAAACCATGATGAGGGTTGTCTCTTTGTCACCCTAATTAGTCCTATGGTAGCAAGACAACTTGGAGACAACACATAATTTACCCCTGTGAACAGAATCTTTTAGATGCAGAATCTATTAACCAAGGAGTGTCTTTCCTCTTCTTTCCTCGACTGTTTATCAGGTGAATGTAGATTAATAATGTTTGGAAAGAGAACTGGATGTATAAACTTCTATTCTTTATatgcattatttattttgagacgCTCAAAGTCATGAGGCCCAAATTCATCCAATATGCACTAATGATCCCCAATTCATTAATTCTCTGAGCTAAAGCAAAGAATACCTAATTCATTGCCCTAAACCTCAAACAAAAATGAGtaagtaaaagaaagaaaaaggattcGAGGGATGTTGCCTTCTTAGGAAACCAGATGTCTTGCAAGTGTAGCAATGGAGGAGAAAATGTGAAAGTTAGGTGGGCATCTTTATGTTTGCATATCTAAGTTGATTCCTGTTAATAAAGCACAAATGAAGTAAAGGTgctcattttttgagtaatgACACCAGCAGTGATGTCCATTAGAACAACCGGATTTATCAGAAGGCAACTTGTATGCTTCCACTAATCACCTGACAGGAATGGGGAGACTAACAAAGTAATCTATTTCCTTATGATTTCTTCTCTCTAATTCTTCCATGGATTGATTAACCCGAAACTCCATTTGCATTTTTCAAAAAGGCAcataaacaacataattgagGAAGTAGacaaaaattagaagaagaaagagaataagagcaaCCAGACGAGTGACTACACGGGCATTGTTTAtctagcaaaaaaataaaagactagAACATGCCATTCTCTTTCACCATgacctaaaaatttcaaatgttctaATCAACAATCCATTAGTGACCATGTCTCCCTTCACCTTCCTTGcacatttagaaaaaaaaaaaaaaaatgtacgcAGTTGAGAGAGTTCTTGACTACAGATTTAGGGCCGAGAGAGTGGCCCGTTTGACTTCCAGAGCATTGTCACGAGATGCTAGAATTTCAGGTGGCAAGGAAATGTGCCCAACTTAATTACCAACTGGAAAATTATTACAAACCATTAATAAAACACCGCATTGATAAGGACTGAGACATAACATGCTGAAGTGAGGCCTTACTAGGAAGCACTTGAGACCCTAGTAAATGAAATGAGTAgtgtttgaaattttgttggCCTCGTTTTCACAAATCTCCACAGAAAATCATTGTTACTTCCACATTGTCCAAGATATCCATTAGCCAGTCATCCTTGACGACTGCAGTTGGATTTACCTGTTAAAAATGCTAAtgttgagaaaataataatcactgaaaatgaggggaaaaaaaatcaaataaataacagGAATGAGTAATAAGATAAATGAGTTTATTTCCTCCTAGTGACATTATATTGTAACCAAGTTAACACAGATATAGTAAGAGAGCTTCATCACATATAATGCTTCAAGTTTTGAACTTTTGAGGATAATGCTGCTGTCAATGTGAAGCTTGCCTACAAGAGCAAATAAGATACTTGAACTGGAAATTATCTGATCAAGATAGATTGTTGCATACACGATATTAGCCCTCTTCCAAAAATCACTAAATAAAGCTAGTGAAAATTAGAAACGGCAAtcagaaaaattaaaaccatgCCAGACTGCTATTACATTCACTTGAAGATATAAAGCAGATTCACTGAACTCTACACAAAACTAAAACCATGCAAAACACTCATTTTTAACCTTTGCACTGACTCCAAGCAAGGAAAAATAACTTTGCACTGACAATTGAGAACCATCAAAAGTTTGTATATTCTTATCCCTGCATAAGCATCACATAATGCATAATGTTGGGGAAAATTATGGGGAATTTTGTATAACGTGGCTTTGACTGTAACAGATCACTGTCTTTAAGGTGTTAT is a window encoding:
- the LOC127788789 gene encoding protein LITTLE ZIPPER 3, which gives rise to MERLNSKLYMENYYIMQENEKLRKKAQLLNQENQALLSELKQKVSNNTPSSSIPDLNLCSSSTSKSNAASKSNSSKQ